A DNA window from Flammeovirga agarivorans contains the following coding sequences:
- the accB gene encoding acetyl-CoA carboxylase biotin carboxyl carrier protein: MKAPEVKDLISFIANSGLQEVNVETAEIKLHVKRNPEAAAVAAPVAAPVLASAPAAPIAAPAPVEIPAAAPAPAVEAPAAAPEAPAADTSNYIEIKSPMIGTFYTAPNPDSDMFVNVGDTVKKGDVVCIIEAMKLFNEIESEVSGKIVKILVDNMSPVEYDQPLFLVDPA, encoded by the coding sequence ATGAAAGCACCAGAGGTAAAAGATCTGATCAGCTTTATTGCAAACTCAGGTTTGCAAGAAGTAAATGTAGAAACTGCAGAAATCAAACTTCACGTTAAGCGCAACCCTGAAGCAGCTGCTGTAGCTGCACCTGTTGCTGCTCCAGTATTAGCATCTGCTCCAGCTGCACCTATCGCAGCACCTGCACCAGTTGAAATTCCTGCTGCTGCACCAGCACCAGCTGTTGAAGCTCCTGCTGCAGCTCCTGAAGCACCAGCTGCTGATACATCAAACTATATCGAAATTAAGTCACCAATGATTGGTACTTTCTATACAGCTCCAAACCCTGATTCTGATATGTTCGTTAATGTTGGCGATACAGTAAAGAAAGGTGATGTTGTTTGTATTATCGAAGCAATGAAATTATTTAACGAGATCGAATCTGAAGTATCAGGTAAAATCGTTAAAATTCTTGTTGACAATATGTCACCAGTTGAATACGATCAACCATTATTCTTGGTAGATCCGGCTTAA
- the efp gene encoding elongation factor P, translating to MASTADFKNGLCIEFNHDVFAIVEFQHVKPGKGPAFVRTKLKSIRTGKVIDNTFTAGHKVTTARIERREHQYSYQDDMGFHFMDTNTWEEVTLPEDQVPNNDLLKDGMSVDILFHVEANDEVVGCELAQFVEMEVTYTEPGIKGDTATNTLKPATVETDAQIMVPLFVNTGDIIKVNTQERSYVERVKK from the coding sequence ATGGCATCTACAGCTGATTTTAAAAACGGACTTTGTATCGAATTTAACCACGATGTTTTCGCTATCGTGGAATTCCAACACGTAAAACCTGGTAAAGGTCCTGCGTTTGTTAGAACTAAATTAAAAAGTATCCGAACTGGAAAGGTTATTGACAACACTTTCACAGCAGGTCACAAAGTGACTACAGCTCGTATTGAAAGAAGAGAACATCAATATTCTTATCAAGACGATATGGGTTTCCATTTTATGGACACAAACACTTGGGAGGAGGTAACTTTACCAGAAGACCAAGTTCCAAATAATGATTTACTTAAAGATGGTATGAGTGTTGATATCTTATTCCACGTTGAAGCAAATGATGAAGTAGTAGGTTGTGAACTTGCTCAATTTGTTGAAATGGAAGTGACATACACTGAACCAGGTATTAAAGGTGACACAGCAACAAACACATTAAAGCCAGCTACAGTAGAAACTGACGCTCAAATTATGGTACCATTGTTTGTGAACACTGGAGATATTATCAAAGTGAACACACAAGAGCGTTCTTATGTTGAACGCGTGAAAAAATAA
- a CDS encoding beta-ketoacyl-ACP synthase III has protein sequence MALKAAIKGVGGYVPDYVLTNQELETMVDTNDQWILERTGISERRILKGENMGTSYLGIQAVKQLLEKTNTDPLDVDLILCATVTPDMFFPATANIIAKGVGADNSFSFDLGAACSGFLYALSTGSQFIETGKYKKVVVVGADKMSSIVDYTDRTTCVLFGDGAGAVLLEPTEEEEGVMDFILKSDGVGEEYLNMKAGGSRMPASHETIDNKLHYIFQAGMHVFKYAVTSMADVAAEIMDKNKLEGDDVAYLVPHQANKRIIDATAQRMNVGDEKVMMNINKYGNTTAATIPLCLMDYENKLKKGDNLILAAFGGGFTWGSAYIKWAY, from the coding sequence ATGGCATTAAAAGCAGCAATTAAAGGCGTAGGAGGATACGTTCCTGATTATGTTCTTACCAATCAAGAACTAGAGACAATGGTTGATACAAATGATCAATGGATTCTAGAGAGGACAGGTATATCAGAAAGACGTATTCTTAAAGGAGAGAATATGGGTACTTCCTACTTAGGTATTCAAGCTGTAAAACAATTATTAGAAAAAACGAATACAGATCCTTTGGATGTGGATTTAATTTTATGTGCTACAGTTACACCTGATATGTTTTTCCCTGCAACAGCAAACATTATTGCTAAAGGAGTTGGTGCTGATAATTCTTTTAGCTTCGATTTAGGTGCTGCCTGCTCAGGTTTCTTATATGCATTAAGTACTGGATCTCAATTTATAGAAACAGGAAAATATAAGAAAGTTGTTGTTGTTGGAGCTGATAAAATGTCAAGTATTGTTGACTATACTGACCGTACTACTTGTGTTCTTTTTGGTGACGGTGCTGGAGCAGTGTTATTAGAGCCAACTGAAGAAGAAGAAGGAGTTATGGACTTTATTCTTAAAAGTGACGGTGTTGGTGAAGAATACTTGAATATGAAAGCAGGTGGATCTAGAATGCCAGCTTCTCATGAGACGATTGACAATAAATTACACTATATTTTCCAAGCTGGAATGCATGTATTTAAATATGCAGTAACATCTATGGCAGACGTTGCAGCGGAAATTATGGATAAAAATAAATTAGAAGGTGATGATGTGGCTTACTTAGTACCTCATCAAGCTAATAAAAGAATTATTGATGCCACTGCCCAAAGAATGAATGTGGGTGACGAAAAGGTAATGATGAACATCAATAAGTACGGAAACACCACTGCTGCAACTATTCCTTTATGTCTTATGGATTATGAAAATAAGTTAAAAAAGGGAGATAATCTTATCTTAGCAGCCTTTGGAGGTGGATTTACTTGGGGTTCTGCTTATATCAAGTGGGCATACTAA
- the rpmF gene encoding 50S ribosomal protein L32, whose translation MAHPKSRISKASRGKRRTHLKMDKPTISFCQTTGEAHVRHRAFWADGKMYYRGQVVIDNSTDVEEAAE comes from the coding sequence ATGGCACATCCTAAATCGAGAATTTCGAAAGCTTCGAGAGGTAAGCGTAGAACGCACCTTAAGATGGATAAACCTACAATCTCTTTTTGCCAAACAACTGGTGAAGCACACGTAAGACACCGTGCTTTCTGGGCAGATGGTAAAATGTATTATCGTGGCCAAGTGGTTATCGATAACTCAACAGATGTAGAAGAAGCAGCTGAGTAG
- a CDS encoding YceD family protein produces MNKKKPYSIGIAGLKNGKHQFELELSQQLLDLFESELMENISGNAILHLAKSETAVEVEVELDANVTLLSDRSLREYEQKLDAHQKVFFKFSDHYEMLEDDLIKIPFNEDSIDFSQIIYDLIALSLPTKRLHPDEEEEEDLFYTTLEEGEELEDEVEDEEEEKSNDPRWDILKKLK; encoded by the coding sequence GTGAATAAGAAAAAACCATATAGTATAGGAATTGCTGGGCTGAAAAATGGTAAGCACCAGTTTGAATTGGAGTTATCGCAACAACTTTTAGATTTATTTGAATCTGAATTGATGGAAAATATTTCTGGAAATGCGATATTGCACCTTGCAAAAAGCGAAACTGCTGTTGAAGTAGAAGTGGAGCTTGATGCAAACGTTACTTTGTTAAGTGATAGAAGCCTTAGAGAATATGAGCAAAAGTTAGATGCTCATCAAAAAGTATTCTTTAAGTTTTCTGATCATTATGAGATGCTTGAGGATGATTTAATTAAAATCCCATTTAATGAGGATTCTATTGATTTTTCTCAAATCATTTATGATTTAATAGCATTATCACTTCCAACAAAAAGACTTCATCCAGACGAAGAGGAGGAAGAAGACTTATTTTACACTACTTTAGAAGAGGGTGAAGAATTGGAAGACGAAGTAGAAGACGAGGAAGAAGAGAAATCTAATGATCCTCGTTGGGATATTTTGAAAAAACTCAAATGA
- a CDS encoding 16S rRNA (uracil(1498)-N(3))-methyltransferase, translating into MRLFFHKDIRPDDQEVTLLSEDSKHIVKVLRMNIGDDLHLMDGKGHRYHCQITDAHQKKCKVKVLDVEIMHKAGAHVHIAIAPTKNMDRIEFFLEKAIEIGVSSITFFYSKHSERKNIKLERLERIAVSAMKQSRKFWLPEMNEVKSVSDVLTCNHKGKFIAYVPTVSTEHLFKKLNNNEDTIVLVGPEGGFSEDEAQLAKENGFEWVSLGKERLRTETAGIVAVQIMNMIDL; encoded by the coding sequence ATGAGATTATTTTTCCATAAAGATATACGTCCCGATGATCAAGAAGTTACATTACTTTCTGAAGATTCAAAACATATTGTTAAAGTGCTCAGAATGAATATTGGCGACGATTTACATTTAATGGATGGTAAAGGACATAGATATCATTGTCAAATTACAGACGCTCATCAAAAGAAATGTAAAGTAAAAGTGTTAGATGTTGAGATAATGCATAAAGCTGGCGCTCATGTACATATTGCCATTGCTCCTACTAAAAACATGGACCGTATAGAATTCTTTCTTGAAAAGGCCATTGAGATCGGTGTAAGTAGTATTACTTTTTTCTATTCTAAACACTCAGAAAGAAAGAATATAAAGCTAGAGCGATTAGAACGAATTGCTGTATCCGCGATGAAACAGTCTAGAAAATTTTGGTTACCTGAAATGAACGAAGTAAAATCTGTATCAGATGTACTTACATGTAACCATAAAGGGAAATTTATCGCATACGTACCTACAGTATCAACAGAACATCTCTTTAAGAAACTTAATAATAATGAAGATACTATAGTTTTAGTTGGACCTGAAGGTGGTTTTTCAGAGGATGAAGCTCAATTAGCCAAAGAGAATGGATTTGAATGGGTGAGTTTAGGTAAAGAAAGACTAAGAACTGAAACAGCGGGTATAGTTGCAGTTCAAATTATGAATATGATTGATTTGTAA
- a CDS encoding DUF4159 domain-containing protein: MKLFFGLAFTLLIIQTSVLGQVSRNSFSLKIAKIKYEGGGDWYANKTALPNLADFCNDQLGTNIDVDDDIVEVGSPELFNYSYVYLTGHGNIVFSDSDADNLRQYLTNGGFLHVDDNYGLDKFIRLEMKKVFPELDFVELPFDHPIYHQAYKFPNGIPKIHEHDGKPAQGFGLIYEGRLVCYYSYESDLGNGWEDQSIHNDPDEVRLKALKMGANIISFALTDF, from the coding sequence ATGAAATTATTTTTTGGGTTAGCTTTTACATTATTAATCATTCAAACCTCAGTTTTAGGACAAGTTTCTAGAAACTCCTTTTCATTGAAAATTGCAAAAATAAAATATGAAGGTGGTGGTGACTGGTACGCAAATAAGACTGCCCTACCTAATCTTGCTGATTTTTGTAATGATCAACTAGGTACTAATATAGATGTTGATGATGATATAGTAGAAGTAGGAAGCCCTGAATTATTTAACTATTCATATGTTTACCTCACAGGTCATGGAAATATTGTTTTCTCAGATTCAGATGCTGATAATTTAAGGCAATACTTAACAAATGGAGGCTTTTTACATGTAGATGACAATTATGGATTAGACAAGTTTATTCGACTTGAAATGAAAAAGGTATTTCCAGAATTAGACTTTGTTGAATTACCCTTTGATCACCCTATTTATCATCAGGCCTATAAATTCCCTAATGGGATTCCTAAAATACATGAACATGACGGCAAACCTGCTCAAGGGTTTGGACTAATCTATGAAGGACGTCTAGTTTGTTATTACAGTTATGAATCAGATTTGGGTAATGGTTGGGAAGACCAATCAATACATAATGATCCAGATGAAGTGAGATTAAAGGCTTTAAAAATGGGTGCTAACATTATTTCCTTTGCATTAACCGATTTTTAG
- a CDS encoding acyl-CoA reductase, with protein sequence MKLQERIDAFVALGDKLRTLDTETSEMLSRRANDDNGWFNETTVGNAIKGITKMLEKDTLSNWVSSYTSTEENPKNVLVVMAGNIPAVGFHDALSVLISGNTLMAKLSSQDTFLMKILLDWLIQLEPRFKDRVIFLEEPAKNIDKVIATGSDNSTRYFVKYFSKFPNIIRANRSSVAVIRGDESKETLAKLADDIFLYYGLGCRNISKIYTPAGYDHKLLMEALEDRAKETIINHKYANNYDYNKSIYLVNKVEHLDNGGLILTKSEDMVSPISVLYYEEYENGQELKLKLSENQEKIQCIVTDGQWLAGSEDFGQAQFPNVDTYADNVDTLEFLSPILA encoded by the coding sequence ATGAAGTTGCAAGAAAGAATTGATGCTTTTGTAGCATTAGGTGATAAACTGAGAACACTAGACACAGAAACTTCTGAAATGTTATCCAGAAGAGCAAATGATGACAATGGTTGGTTTAATGAGACAACTGTTGGAAATGCTATTAAGGGGATAACAAAAATGTTGGAAAAAGATACACTTTCCAATTGGGTATCATCTTATACATCTACTGAAGAAAACCCAAAAAATGTTTTGGTTGTAATGGCTGGTAATATTCCTGCTGTTGGTTTTCATGATGCATTATCTGTGCTTATTTCAGGTAATACTTTGATGGCTAAGTTGAGTTCTCAAGATACTTTCTTGATGAAAATACTTCTTGATTGGTTAATTCAATTGGAACCAAGGTTTAAAGATCGCGTTATTTTCTTAGAAGAACCTGCAAAAAATATTGACAAAGTGATTGCAACTGGTTCTGATAATAGTACTAGATACTTTGTAAAATACTTTAGTAAATTCCCTAATATCATTAGAGCTAATAGATCGTCAGTTGCGGTTATCCGTGGAGATGAGTCTAAAGAGACACTTGCAAAGTTGGCTGATGATATCTTCTTATATTATGGTTTAGGATGTAGAAATATCTCTAAAATCTATACTCCAGCAGGTTATGATCACAAACTATTGATGGAAGCGTTGGAAGATAGAGCAAAAGAGACAATCATCAACCATAAATATGCAAATAACTACGATTATAATAAATCGATCTACTTAGTCAATAAGGTAGAGCATTTAGATAATGGTGGTTTGATTCTTACAAAAAGTGAAGATATGGTCTCTCCTATTTCTGTACTTTATTATGAAGAATATGAAAATGGACAGGAACTAAAATTAAAATTATCTGAAAATCAAGAAAAGATCCAATGTATTGTCACTGACGGGCAATGGTTGGCTGGTTCAGAAGATTTTGGACAAGCTCAGTTCCCTAATGTAGATACATATGCAGATAATGTAGATACTTTAGAGTTTTTATCACCAATTTTAGCATAA
- a CDS encoding glycosyltransferase family 4 protein: MNVVLASVLKPVDDSRVYQKIGQSIAKIQNTNIQILGTENDGIPSCLPNITFVPLFSNHKKEAFFRIKGNKRFFSFLKSQKNIDLIIIHTIELLPALVFYKKLNPNVKIIYDMLENYPLNFKSQIYRSAWKSKVLSFLSHQIEVFSFQYLDHIFSAETTYLKEKQLPLYKTTVLENKYAGKLFNTIPSTDHLHFVICGSLTRVFGINEAIKFIELLNSCKKQPVTIKFTVIGKAYESDIIEKLKKINQVHNVECIGITDFIPHSKIIKEMLTASYLLLSYPENPCTKNCIPTKMYEGLALGIPMIIQNNSLWEEITTPTNSSIFIDFNKKSDILSIFDKIQTHKPYRKGPDKNALWKSEEEKLLNVIQTL; encoded by the coding sequence ATGAATGTAGTCCTCGCTTCTGTATTAAAACCGGTTGATGATAGTCGTGTTTATCAGAAAATAGGACAAAGTATTGCTAAAATTCAAAATACAAATATTCAGATCTTAGGAACAGAAAATGATGGTATTCCATCGTGTTTACCAAACATTACATTTGTCCCTTTGTTCTCAAATCATAAAAAAGAAGCGTTTTTCCGTATAAAAGGGAATAAACGCTTCTTTTCTTTTTTAAAGAGTCAGAAGAACATTGATCTTATTATTATCCATACGATTGAGCTTCTACCAGCTTTAGTTTTCTATAAAAAACTAAATCCGAATGTGAAGATCATATATGATATGCTAGAGAATTACCCTTTGAATTTCAAATCACAAATTTATCGTAGTGCATGGAAATCCAAGGTTTTATCATTTTTAAGTCATCAAATAGAGGTCTTCTCATTTCAATATCTTGATCATATTTTCAGTGCAGAAACTACATACCTAAAGGAAAAACAACTCCCATTGTATAAAACCACTGTACTTGAAAATAAGTATGCAGGCAAACTATTCAATACTATTCCCTCAACTGACCATTTACACTTTGTGATATGTGGTTCTTTAACAAGAGTTTTTGGAATAAATGAAGCAATAAAATTTATTGAGCTATTAAATAGTTGCAAGAAACAACCTGTTACCATAAAATTCACAGTGATAGGTAAAGCATATGAGAGTGATATTATCGAAAAGCTTAAGAAGATAAATCAGGTTCATAATGTAGAATGTATTGGCATCACTGATTTTATTCCACATAGTAAAATTATTAAGGAAATGCTCACTGCGAGTTACCTTCTTCTCTCTTATCCCGAAAATCCTTGTACCAAAAATTGTATCCCTACTAAAATGTATGAAGGTTTAGCATTGGGCATCCCTATGATCATACAAAATAATAGTCTTTGGGAAGAGATCACCACACCTACCAATTCTAGTATTTTCATCGATTTTAATAAAAAATCAGATATTCTTTCAATTTTTGATAAAATCCAAACACATAAACCCTATAGAAAAGGACCTGACAAAAACGCTTTATGGAAATCTGAAGAAGAAAAGTTGTTAAATGTGATACAAACCTTATAA
- a CDS encoding metal-dependent transcriptional regulator: protein MFSHSEENYLKTIYHLSAKQKPVSTNAIAEALSTKPASVTDMIKKLNSKSVIHYQKYKGTTLTAEGEKEALLIIRKHRLWEVFLLEKLNFNWDEVHEVAEQLEHIKSKRMIERLDQFLGFPKHDPHGDPIPDKNGELRDLEAIKLSTLAINDEASVVAVKDENSSLLQYLDKVGIGIGSKIQVTDKIDFDESLEIKIDGRDKKIISALVSENILVQE, encoded by the coding sequence ATGTTTAGTCACTCCGAAGAAAACTATTTAAAAACGATTTACCACTTATCGGCAAAACAAAAACCTGTAAGTACAAATGCTATTGCTGAAGCTTTAAGCACAAAGCCTGCTTCTGTGACAGACATGATTAAGAAGTTAAATAGCAAGAGTGTCATCCATTATCAAAAATACAAAGGCACTACATTAACTGCAGAAGGTGAAAAAGAAGCCTTATTAATAATTAGAAAGCATCGCCTTTGGGAAGTGTTCTTATTAGAAAAGCTAAATTTTAATTGGGATGAGGTTCATGAAGTTGCAGAACAGCTTGAACATATCAAATCTAAGCGTATGATAGAACGTTTGGATCAATTTCTTGGTTTTCCCAAACACGATCCACATGGTGATCCAATTCCTGATAAAAATGGGGAATTAAGAGATCTTGAAGCTATTAAATTATCTACACTCGCAATAAATGATGAAGCATCTGTTGTTGCAGTAAAAGATGAAAATAGCAGTCTGCTGCAGTATTTAGATAAAGTTGGTATTGGTATCGGCTCTAAAATTCAGGTCACTGATAAAATTGATTTTGACGAATCATTAGAAATTAAAATTGATGGTAGAGATAAAAAAATCATTTCTGCCCTAGTTTCAGAAAATATATTAGTCCAAGAGTAG
- a CDS encoding M42 family metallopeptidase, whose amino-acid sequence MSLDRIDMPLLKKISETSGAPGFEKNVRKLLIEELKDIVDDYYVDNMGNLITIKKSNTANAKKFMFAAHMDEIGFMVKYIDDNGYIRFQTLGGFDPKTLTSLRVKVHGKKDLLGVMGCKPIHSMSAAERQKVVTNEEYFIDCGLSKEEIEKHVKIGDSITRWQEVEMIGDLINGKSLDDRVCVYALVEVMKALKNQDVPVDVYGVFTVQEEVGLRGAQVAGHGVSPDFGIALDVTVANDIPGLSPQDYVTQMGKGTSIKHFDGGTICDRRMVEYLETVAEKNEITNQPEVLPFGGTDTANIQRMPKNGSIAGALSIPMRYLHQTTEMAHPTDVVAMIDLCVKAVTEIDSIVIND is encoded by the coding sequence ATGAGTTTAGATAGAATTGATATGCCCTTATTAAAGAAGATCAGTGAAACTTCTGGGGCTCCTGGCTTTGAAAAAAATGTCAGAAAACTATTAATCGAAGAATTAAAAGATATCGTTGATGATTACTATGTCGATAACATGGGTAATCTTATCACTATCAAAAAATCCAACACTGCAAATGCAAAGAAGTTTATGTTTGCTGCTCATATGGATGAGATTGGATTTATGGTAAAATACATTGATGATAATGGGTATATCCGTTTTCAAACTTTAGGAGGTTTTGATCCAAAAACTCTTACATCTTTAAGAGTTAAAGTTCATGGAAAAAAAGATCTTTTAGGCGTTATGGGTTGCAAACCAATCCATTCAATGTCAGCTGCTGAACGTCAGAAAGTGGTTACAAATGAAGAATATTTTATCGATTGTGGCCTTTCTAAAGAAGAAATAGAGAAACACGTAAAAATTGGAGACTCTATTACAAGATGGCAAGAGGTTGAAATGATTGGAGACCTTATTAATGGTAAATCTTTAGATGACAGAGTTTGTGTCTATGCACTTGTCGAAGTGATGAAAGCACTAAAAAATCAAGACGTACCTGTAGACGTTTATGGTGTTTTTACAGTACAAGAAGAAGTTGGTTTAAGAGGTGCTCAAGTTGCTGGACATGGTGTGTCACCTGATTTCGGCATTGCACTTGACGTTACTGTTGCAAATGATATCCCTGGTTTATCACCACAGGATTACGTCACACAAATGGGTAAAGGCACTTCTATTAAACATTTTGATGGAGGGACAATTTGTGATAGACGAATGGTAGAATATTTGGAAACTGTAGCTGAGAAAAATGAAATTACTAATCAGCCTGAGGTTTTACCTTTTGGAGGAACGGACACTGCGAATATCCAAAGAATGCCGAAAAATGGATCTATCGCAGGAGCCTTATCAATTCCTATGAGATATCTACATCAAACTACAGAAATGGCACACCCTACTGATGTAGTTGCAATGATAGACTTATGCGTTAAGGCTGTCACAGAAATTGATAGTATCGTCATTAATGATTAG
- a CDS encoding DUF481 domain-containing protein: MKRKPIFLFTLFLFLSIVKINGQTNLDTLTFNNGDVMIGEIKSFNKGVFTIKTEYSDSDFQVKWKGLKRIQSKTDFIITLENGNHFIGNLRDVIDDSVTIQSQYISHKVDLEDLVHLQQVHSKMYKKLQGGVDLGFSFTKANHLSQITASTNLNFTNNFYQIGITMDNLSSTQDDVDPIQRNNANVAFAYFLQQDYFLILNNGILTNTEQSIDLRYTLQVGSGKYLVHTNKANWGMTLGVNYLTESFTNDSPPNQSIETFLGTQINIFDVGDIDIYVQAVGYKSITETDRWRCDGNTNFKYNLPFDLYLKFSYSMNYDTNPAEVGKELDFVFTTSFGWNNK, encoded by the coding sequence ATGAAAAGGAAACCTATTTTTTTATTTACATTATTTTTATTTCTCTCCATAGTAAAAATAAATGGACAAACGAATTTGGATACGCTTACATTCAATAATGGAGACGTAATGATCGGTGAAATAAAATCTTTCAATAAAGGTGTTTTTACGATCAAAACAGAATACAGCGACAGTGATTTTCAAGTCAAATGGAAAGGCTTAAAAAGAATTCAATCTAAGACTGATTTTATTATCACACTTGAAAATGGCAATCATTTCATAGGTAATTTAAGAGATGTGATTGACGACTCTGTGACGATCCAGAGTCAATATATCTCACATAAAGTAGATTTAGAGGATCTTGTTCATTTACAGCAAGTACATTCAAAAATGTACAAGAAATTACAAGGTGGAGTAGACCTTGGTTTCAGTTTTACAAAAGCGAACCATTTGTCTCAAATAACAGCTTCAACCAATTTAAATTTCACAAATAATTTTTATCAGATTGGAATTACAATGGACAATCTATCATCAACACAAGATGATGTGGATCCCATTCAACGTAATAATGCAAATGTTGCCTTTGCTTATTTTTTACAACAGGATTACTTTCTAATATTAAACAATGGGATTTTAACGAATACTGAGCAATCAATTGATCTTCGTTATACATTACAAGTGGGTTCAGGAAAGTATTTAGTTCATACAAATAAAGCGAATTGGGGTATGACATTAGGTGTCAACTACCTTACTGAAAGCTTTACCAATGATTCTCCTCCAAATCAATCAATAGAGACATTTTTAGGTACCCAAATTAATATTTTTGATGTAGGTGATATCGATATCTATGTTCAAGCAGTTGGCTATAAAAGTATAACCGAAACGGATCGTTGGCGTTGTGATGGAAATACAAACTTTAAATATAATCTACCATTTGATCTTTATTTGAAATTTAGTTATTCAATGAACTATGATACTAATCCAGCAGAAGTAGGAAAGGAGCTAGACTTTGTTTTTACAACTAGTTTTGGATGGAATAATAAATAA
- the hisS gene encoding histidine--tRNA ligase, with product MGKQKPTIPKGTRDFGPEQMAKRTYILETIKTVYKKYGFQNLETPTMENLSVLTGKYGDEGDQLLFKIVNSGDYLKKVKAEDLEKGAKIMLPKISEKGLRYDLTVPFARYVVMNHGNLSFPFKRYQVQPVWRADRPQRGRYREFYQCDADVVGTDSLLCEAEILAMMGEALTNLKVTDHTIKLNNRKVLTGIAEAIGENGKESELCVAIDKLDKIGVDKVNQELVEQRGFTEDAVSKLLPIYEMSGFTEERIEKMKTFLASSEIGLKGISELEEVFNFTKVMGVPTEKVEFDVTLARGLSYYTGAIFEVKVNNANMGSISGGGRYDNLTGVFGVEGLSGVGFSFGVDRIYDVLEELDLYPQSAIETTKVMITNFDNAGRDYCLPLLQKLRTAGISAELYPDNAKMKKQMNFANKKGIGFVVLAWEDEMAQGKFSLKNMETGEQQLLTDEQIIEVLK from the coding sequence ATGGGTAAGCAGAAGCCTACTATTCCTAAAGGTACAAGAGATTTTGGACCAGAACAGATGGCCAAAAGAACATATATTTTAGAAACTATTAAGACTGTTTATAAAAAGTATGGATTTCAGAATTTAGAGACTCCAACTATGGAGAATTTATCTGTTTTAACAGGTAAATATGGTGATGAAGGAGACCAACTTTTATTTAAAATTGTCAACTCAGGAGATTACCTTAAAAAGGTAAAAGCTGAAGACTTAGAAAAGGGAGCAAAGATTATGCTACCTAAAATTTCTGAGAAAGGTCTAAGATATGATCTTACTGTACCTTTTGCTAGATACGTTGTAATGAATCATGGAAACCTTAGTTTCCCGTTCAAACGTTATCAAGTGCAACCTGTGTGGAGAGCGGACAGACCACAAAGAGGTCGTTATAGAGAGTTTTATCAATGTGATGCGGATGTAGTAGGTACTGACTCATTATTATGTGAGGCAGAGATCTTAGCTATGATGGGTGAGGCTTTAACTAACTTAAAGGTTACGGATCACACCATCAAGTTAAATAACCGTAAGGTACTTACAGGTATTGCAGAAGCGATTGGTGAAAACGGTAAGGAATCTGAATTATGTGTAGCCATCGATAAGCTAGACAAAATTGGTGTTGATAAAGTAAACCAAGAACTTGTTGAGCAAAGAGGATTCACAGAAGATGCAGTGAGTAAGCTTTTACCAATTTATGAAATGTCAGGTTTTACAGAAGAGCGTATAGAGAAAATGAAAACTTTCTTAGCATCTTCTGAAATTGGCCTAAAAGGAATTTCAGAATTAGAAGAAGTATTTAATTTTACAAAAGTAATGGGAGTTCCAACTGAAAAGGTAGAATTCGATGTTACATTAGCTAGAGGTTTGTCTTATTATACTGGTGCGATCTTCGAGGTGAAAGTTAATAATGCCAATATGGGCTCTATTTCCGGTGGAGGTAGATATGATAACCTTACTGGAGTATTTGGTGTTGAAGGCCTTTCTGGTGTTGGTTTTTCTTTTGGTGTAGATAGAATCTATGATGTTCTTGAGGAATTAGATTTATATCCTCAGTCAGCAATTGAAACAACCAAAGTGATGATTACAAACTTTGATAATGCTGGTAGAGATTATTGTTTGCCACTACTTCAGAAGTTAAGAACGGCAGGGATCAGTGCTGAGTTGTATCCAGATAACGCCAAAATGAAAAAGCAGATGAATTTTGCGAATAAAAAGGGAATTGGATTTGTTGTTTTGGCTTGGGAAGATGAAATGGCCCAAGGCAAGTTCTCTCTAAAGAATATGGAAACCGGAGAGCAACAATTACTCACAGATGAACAGATTATAGAAGTTTTAAAATAA